The DNA segment CATCCGCCAGGTGATGCCGCAGTACGCCAGCAAGATCAAGCTGTACGAAGACAGCGTGCCGCTGTTCAACCGTTTCCAGATCGAAAGCCAGATCGAGACCGCTTTCCAGCGCGTCGTCGAACTGCCTTCCGGCGGCTCCATCGTCATCGATCCGACCGAAGCCCTGGTGTCCATCGACATCAACTCGGCGCGCGCCACCAAAGGCAGCGACATCGAAGAAACCGCGCTGCAGACCAACCTTGAAGCCGCCGAAGAAATCGCCCGTCAGTTGCGCCTGCGCGACATCGGCGGCCTGATCGTCATCGACTTCATCGACATGACCCCTGCCAAGAACCAGCGCGCCGTGGAAGAGAAAGTCCGCGAATGCCTGGAAGCCGACCGCGCTCGCGTGCAGATCGGCCGCATCTCGCGCTTCGGCCTGCTGGAAATGTCCCGTCAGCGCCTGCGTCCATCGCTGGGCGAAAGCAGCGGCATCGTCTGCCCGCGCTGCAACGGCACCGGCATCATCCGTGACGTCGAATCGCTGTCGCTGGCAATCCTGCGCCTGATCGAAGAAGAAGCCCTGAAAGACCGCACTGCCGAAGTGCGCGCGCAGGTGCCGATCCCGGTCGCCGCGTTCCTACTCAATGAAAAACGCAACTCGATCACCAAGATCGAACTGCGCACCCGTGCCCGTATCGTCATTCTGCCGAACGATCACCTCGAAACCCCGCACTTCGAAGTTCAGCGTCTGCGTGACGACAGCCCGGAAGCTGCGACCAACCAGTCCAGCTACGAAATCGCTGCTGCCGCTGCCGAAGTCGAAGAAGTCCAGCCAGCCGCTGCGACCCGCACCCTGGTTCGCCAGGAAGCCGCGGTCAAGACTGCTCCGGCCCGCGCCAACGCTCCGGTGCCGACCGAAGTCGCCGCGCCTGCCGCCGCTGCACCCGCTCCGGTTGCCGCGCCAGAGCCAAGCCTGTTCAAAGGCCTGGTGAAATCGCTGGTCAGCCTGTTCGCGACCAAAGAAGAGCCAGCCGCTCCGGTCGTCGTTGAAAAGCCGGCCACCGAGCGTCCAGCCCGCAACGAAGAGCGTCGCAACGGTCGTCAGCAGAGCCGCAACCGTAACGGTCGCCGCGATGAAGAGCGCAAGCCGCGCGAAGAACGTGCACCGCGTGAAGAGCGCGCACCACGTGAGCCGCGTGAAGAGCGTCAGCCTCGTGAAGCCCGTGAGCCGCGTGAAACCCGCACCGAAGCGCCAGCCGCTCGCGAAGAACGCGCACCACGCGCTCCGCGTGAAGAACGTGCACCACGTGCGCCACGTGAAGACCGCAAGCCACGTGGCGAGCGTGAAGAGCGTGTCCGTGAACTGCGCGAGCCACTGGACGCCGCTCCGGCCGCACCCGTAGCTGCTGCCGCTGCCGCTGTTGTCGCAGAAGAGCGTCCGGCCCGTCAGCCACGCGAAGAACGCGCACCACGCCCACCGCGTGAAGAGCGTCAACCACGTGCCGAACAGGCTGCTGCGGTAGCCGAAGAAGAAGTCATCACCGGCGAAGAGCAACTGTCGGAAGACGGTCAGGACAACGCCGAAGGCGATCGTCCACGTCGTCGCTCCCGTGGTCAGCGTCGTCGCAGCAACCGTCGCGAGCGTCAGCGTGATGCCAACGGCAACGTGATCGAAGGTTCGGAAGAGTCCGAGTCCGGCGAAAACGCTGAAACAGCACCAAGCGCTGCCGATCTGGCTGCCGGCCTGGCCGTGACAGCCGCTGTTGCCAGCAGCGTGATCAGCGCTCCAGCCGAAGCACAGGCACACGAGCAAGCTGAACGCGCCACCGCCGCCACCCTGGAAACTGCTCCAGTGGAAGCGCCGGTCGTTGAAGCCACCACCCCAGTGGAAGTGGTTGCTGCTCCGGAAGTCGAAGTGGCACCGGTTCGCGAAGCTCAGCCTCAGGCTGAAGTCGCTGCCGAGCCTGCTCCGGTTGTCGAAGCGCCAGTCGTGACCGCAGAGCCGGTTGCTGAAGCCGTCGCTGAAACTGTGACCGAAACCGTGCGTGAAGTTCGCGAAGAACAGACCGCCTTCAACTGGGTTGCCGAGCCTGCCGTCGCTGAAACGCCAGCGCCAGTAGCAGAAGAAGCCAAGGCCGCCGCGCCAGTGGTTGAAGTGGCCGAACCTGCTCCAGCGCCAGTGGTTGAAGCACCGGTCGTCGAAGCGCCTGTGGTTGCTGAAGCCCCTGCTCCAGTGGTTGAAGCCGCTCCGGTCAGCGCCCTGACGCCAAACGGCCGTGCGCCAAACGACCCACGTGAAGTGCGTCGCCGCAAGCGTGAAGCCGAGCGTCTGCAGAAGGAAGCCGAACTGGCTGCCGCTGCAGCTCCAGCTGCTGAAGTCGTAGAGGTTGCTGCTTCCGTGACTGAAGAAGCAGTGGTTGAGTCGGTGATCGCCGAAGCACCACGCTCCGTTCAGGACGCGGTCGAGCATCACCAAGAGGCCCAGGAAAAAGAACACGAGCCTAAACCGCTCGTCTGATTCCGAAAGCCAATAAAAAGCCCCGCCTGAGCAATCAGGCGGGGCTTTTTTATTCCATTTAGAAGATCAAAAGATCGCAGCCTTCGGCAGCTCCTACAGGTGATCACATCCCAAATGTAGGAGCTGCCGAAGGCTGCGATCTTTTGATCTGGC comes from the Pseudomonas sp. RSB 5.4 genome and includes:
- the rne gene encoding ribonuclease E; this encodes MKRMLINATQPEELRVALVDGQRLYDLDIESGAREQKKANIYKGRITRIEPSLEAAFVDFGSERHGFLPLKEISREYFKKAPEGRVNIKDVLSEGQEVIVQVEKEERGNKGAALTTFISLAGRYLVLMPNNPRAGGISRRIEGEERNELREALNGLVAPADMGLIVRTAGLGRSSEEMQWDLDYLLQLWTAIKEASLDRSAPFLIYQESNVIIRAIRDYLRQDIGEVLIDSVEAQDEALTFIRQVMPQYASKIKLYEDSVPLFNRFQIESQIETAFQRVVELPSGGSIVIDPTEALVSIDINSARATKGSDIEETALQTNLEAAEEIARQLRLRDIGGLIVIDFIDMTPAKNQRAVEEKVRECLEADRARVQIGRISRFGLLEMSRQRLRPSLGESSGIVCPRCNGTGIIRDVESLSLAILRLIEEEALKDRTAEVRAQVPIPVAAFLLNEKRNSITKIELRTRARIVILPNDHLETPHFEVQRLRDDSPEAATNQSSYEIAAAAAEVEEVQPAAATRTLVRQEAAVKTAPARANAPVPTEVAAPAAAAPAPVAAPEPSLFKGLVKSLVSLFATKEEPAAPVVVEKPATERPARNEERRNGRQQSRNRNGRRDEERKPREERAPREERAPREPREERQPREAREPRETRTEAPAAREERAPRAPREERAPRAPREDRKPRGEREERVRELREPLDAAPAAPVAAAAAAVVAEERPARQPREERAPRPPREERQPRAEQAAAVAEEEVITGEEQLSEDGQDNAEGDRPRRRSRGQRRRSNRRERQRDANGNVIEGSEESESGENAETAPSAADLAAGLAVTAAVASSVISAPAEAQAHEQAERATAATLETAPVEAPVVEATTPVEVVAAPEVEVAPVREAQPQAEVAAEPAPVVEAPVVTAEPVAEAVAETVTETVREVREEQTAFNWVAEPAVAETPAPVAEEAKAAAPVVEVAEPAPAPVVEAPVVEAPVVAEAPAPVVEAAPVSALTPNGRAPNDPREVRRRKREAERLQKEAELAAAAAPAAEVVEVAASVTEEAVVESVIAEAPRSVQDAVEHHQEAQEKEHEPKPLV